The Actinoplanes sp. N902-109 genomic interval CCGGCCCGCTGCAGGGACTGCTCCAGCGCCGCACCGGCCAGCCGGGACGTGACCCCGGCGATGAGTGCGTTGAGGGCGCCACGGCCATGCACCCGTGCCTCGTTGGTGGCCCACTCCGGGTCGGTGGCGAGGTGCGGCCGGTCGAGCACGTCGCACGCGAACCGCACCCATTCCCGGTCGTTCTGCACGCCGATCATCACGTCGGCCCCGTCGGCGGTCGGGAAGGCGTCGTACGGCGCGACCGAGGCGTGGGACAGGCCCATCCGCTGCGGCGTCCGGCCGGTGCCCTGGGCGAAGTAGAGGTGGAAACCCATCCACTCGCTGGTGGCCTCCAGCATGGAGATCTCGATCTCGGCGCCGAGGCCGGTGGTCGTCCGCCGGAACAGGGCCGCCAGCACCGACGACAGGGCGTACATGCCGGCGGCGATGTCGGACGCGGGGAAGCCCGCCTTGGCCGGGCGGTCGGGCGAGCCGGTCACCGAGATCAGCGCGGCCTCGCACTGCACCAGCATGTCGTAGGCGCGGCGGGTTTCGTACGGGCCGCCGCTGCCGTAGCCCGACATGTCGACGGTGACCAGGCGGGGGTGCCGGGCGCGCAGGGTGGCCGCGCCGAAGCCGAGCCGTTCGGTGGCGCCGGGTGCGAGGTTCTGCACGAAGACGTCGGCGGTGGCGATCAACCGGGCGAGCACATCGCGCCCGCCGGGCGTCTTCACATCGAGCGCCACGGACTGCTTGCCACGGTTGAGCCAGACGAAGTGGCTGGACTGGCCCTTGATCGTCGAGTCGTAGCCGCGGGCGAAGTCGCCGCCCTCCCGGCGTTCGACCTTGACCACCCGGGCACCGAGATCAGCGAGATGACGGGTGGCGAGCGGCGCGGCGACGGCCT includes:
- a CDS encoding CaiB/BaiF CoA-transferase family protein; translation: MDPQPPLAPTVAERAPLPLAGVTVVALEQAVAAPLATRHLADLGARVVKVERREGGDFARGYDSTIKGQSSHFVWLNRGKQSVALDVKTPGGRDVLARLIATADVFVQNLAPGATERLGFGAATLRARHPRLVTVDMSGYGSGGPYETRRAYDMLVQCEAALISVTGSPDRPAKAGFPASDIAAGMYALSSVLAALFRRTTTGLGAEIEISMLEATSEWMGFHLYFAQGTGRTPQRMGLSHASVAPYDAFPTADGADVMIGVQNDREWVRFACDVLDRPHLATDPEWATNEARVHGRGALNALIAGVTSRLAGAALEQSLQRAGIAYARLGDANDLLDHPQLAARQRWRPVGTPAGVVRGLLPPFTFADVELPMGPVPALGEHTEAVLRDLGYADERIAVLGDLDAIGLPPARAEAAPVA